One genomic segment of Rivularia sp. PCC 7116 includes these proteins:
- a CDS encoding pyridoxamine 5'-phosphate oxidase family protein — protein MSFHSGEIAVQNQAGVQEEARRLLSGINSVIQPKAEEFLGTQQFAAASTVDANGKVWASLLLGEAGFIKVLNQQSVQINPISTAKDILYSNLKSNSHIGILAIDLTNRRRLRLNGKAEIQKQEISEKIIKLEIKEVFFNCPKYIQTRHLEISEAESPSQSQIFNRKALSNSNKNWISQSDTFFIASFNPEIGADASHRGGNPGFVRVVNDNKLVFPDYAGNNMFQTFGNFAINPNAGIIFVDFENGHTLQLTGKAKIVWDAEKITEFAGAKRLVEFDIEEVLETQNATNWSWKFGKYSPANP, from the coding sequence ATGTCTTTTCATTCTGGAGAAATCGCGGTTCAAAACCAAGCAGGGGTGCAAGAAGAAGCACGACGGTTGTTAAGCGGTATTAATAGTGTTATCCAACCGAAAGCTGAAGAATTTCTTGGAACTCAACAGTTTGCAGCAGCTAGTACTGTAGATGCAAATGGTAAAGTATGGGCTTCTTTATTGTTGGGAGAAGCTGGTTTTATAAAGGTTTTGAATCAACAATCCGTACAAATTAATCCAATTTCTACAGCCAAGGATATACTTTACAGCAATCTAAAAAGTAATTCCCACATCGGAATATTGGCAATTGATTTAACAAATCGTCGTCGTTTGCGTCTCAATGGTAAAGCAGAAATTCAAAAGCAAGAGATATCAGAGAAAATCATAAAATTAGAAATTAAAGAAGTATTTTTTAACTGTCCTAAATATATTCAAACTAGACACTTGGAAATTAGTGAAGCTGAATCACCAAGTCAATCTCAAATTTTCAATAGAAAAGCTTTAAGCAACTCCAATAAAAACTGGATTTCTCAATCCGACACCTTCTTTATTGCTAGCTTTAATCCCGAGATTGGTGCAGATGCTTCTCACCGTGGAGGTAATCCAGGATTTGTGCGAGTTGTTAACGATAATAAGCTGGTATTTCCCGATTATGCTGGGAATAATATGTTTCAAACTTTCGGGAATTTTGCCATTAATCCCAATGCCGGTATCATATTTGTAGACTTTGAAAACGGTCATACTTTGCAGCTTACAGGGAAAGCAAAAATAGTTTGGGATGCTGAAAAAATCACTGAATTTGCAGGAGCAAAGCGTTTAGTAGAATTTGATATTGAGGAAGTCTTAGAAACTCAAAATGCGACTAATTGGAGTTGGAAATTTGGAAAATATTCACCCGCTAATCCTTGA
- a CDS encoding MFS transporter gives MFPTEPAAVNKGFGAVLKNRNFMLVWIGQIICQLADKIFFVLTIALLEKYPLAAGVVEDGRRADLFLAFTLPAILLGSLGGIIVDRFPKKPIMIGSDLLRGLLTIAIPFLPREFLILLAITFANSVIVQFFAPAEQAAIPILVKRDNLMAANALFTSTMMGAIIIGFAVGEPLLSLGKNWLGESYGQELVVGGLYLISSLIKIPVKLRSKKPTFQAEKVNPLTEFKDCLRYLKKKRLIMNAMVQLTALYCVFAALVALSIRLAEKFGLKEKQFGFFLAAAGVGMVLGAGILGHWGERFHHKPLPLFGFLSMAFVLAVFTFIYNLPLALALSVLLGLGAALIAVPMQTLIQQQTPPEMHGKMFGFQNHAVNIALTAPLLITERLTNYFGLRVVLLGISFIVATIGIWAWRNTRKVLKDVI, from the coding sequence ATGTTTCCAACTGAACCTGCTGCTGTTAATAAAGGATTTGGTGCGGTACTCAAAAACCGTAACTTTATGCTGGTATGGATCGGACAAATTATATGTCAGCTAGCAGACAAAATCTTTTTTGTTTTGACAATTGCACTGCTTGAAAAGTACCCACTTGCAGCAGGTGTAGTTGAAGATGGTAGACGTGCGGATTTGTTTCTAGCCTTTACTTTACCAGCAATTTTGCTTGGTTCGCTAGGCGGTATCATTGTTGACCGCTTTCCTAAAAAGCCGATTATGATTGGCTCGGATTTACTACGCGGACTTTTAACTATAGCTATTCCGTTTTTACCAAGAGAATTTTTGATTTTACTGGCAATTACTTTTGCTAATTCCGTAATTGTGCAATTTTTCGCGCCAGCCGAACAAGCTGCTATACCAATTCTGGTGAAGCGAGATAATTTAATGGCTGCCAATGCGCTATTTACCAGCACTATGATGGGTGCTATTATTATTGGCTTTGCTGTAGGCGAACCCCTATTAAGTTTGGGTAAAAATTGGCTAGGGGAAAGTTATGGACAAGAGCTTGTTGTGGGTGGGCTATATCTGATTTCTTCACTGATAAAAATACCTGTAAAGTTAAGGAGTAAAAAACCGACTTTTCAAGCAGAAAAAGTCAATCCTTTAACCGAATTTAAAGACTGCCTGCGCTATCTGAAGAAAAAGCGCTTGATTATGAACGCAATGGTGCAGCTAACCGCTTTATATTGTGTTTTCGCTGCTTTGGTTGCGTTGTCAATTCGATTGGCGGAAAAATTTGGTTTAAAAGAAAAACAATTTGGCTTTTTCCTGGCAGCAGCAGGTGTAGGAATGGTTTTAGGTGCTGGTATTTTAGGTCACTGGGGTGAAAGATTTCATCACAAACCTTTACCTTTATTTGGATTTTTAAGCATGGCATTCGTATTAGCCGTGTTTACATTCATTTATAATTTACCTTTAGCTTTAGCGCTCAGTGTTTTATTAGGTTTGGGTGCTGCCTTGATTGCCGTACCGATGCAAACACTAATTCAGCAGCAAACACCTCCAGAAATGCACGGTAAGATGTTTGGCTTCCAAAATCACGCGGTAAATATTGCTTTGACGGCACCCTTACTAATTACAGAAAGATTGACAAATTATTTTGGTTTGCGAGTCGTACTTTTAGGAATAAGTTTTATAGTTGCCACTATTGGTATTTGGGCTTGGCGCAATACTCGTAAAGTTTTGAAAGATGTAATTTGA
- a CDS encoding ABC transporter permease: MNISPPKKKLHIGWQGVFSLLMYVVMYLPIAVLAFYSFNQSPYSGTWKGFTWEWYEKLFGDERILSALQNSLIVAFSSVGIAAVLGTLMAVGLARYRFPLKGLYRGMSYLPLIIPDIAIAVATLVFLAAFAIRLSVWTIIAAHVVFCLAYIGLVVSSRLTNLDPHLEEAALDLGATPFQAFIKVLLPQLMPGIIAGCLLAFVLSLDDFLIASFTAGSGSNTLPMEIFSRIRTGVKPDINALSVILIIVSAIVAFVAESIRNRADSVHSN, encoded by the coding sequence ATGAATATATCTCCACCGAAGAAAAAACTGCATATCGGATGGCAGGGGGTTTTCTCGCTACTTATGTATGTTGTCATGTATCTTCCCATAGCAGTACTAGCTTTTTATAGTTTTAATCAATCGCCTTATAGTGGCACTTGGAAAGGATTTACCTGGGAATGGTATGAAAAATTGTTCGGGGATGAGCGTATTCTATCGGCTTTACAAAATAGTTTGATAGTTGCTTTTAGTTCTGTAGGTATTGCTGCGGTACTGGGAACTTTGATGGCTGTAGGTTTAGCGCGTTATCGCTTTCCTCTTAAGGGTTTATATAGGGGAATGTCTTATTTGCCGTTGATTATCCCCGATATTGCGATCGCGGTGGCAACTTTGGTATTTTTGGCGGCGTTTGCAATACGTCTGAGTGTATGGACTATCATTGCTGCTCATGTGGTATTTTGTTTGGCATATATAGGTCTTGTTGTTTCTTCTCGATTAACTAATTTAGATCCTCATTTAGAAGAAGCTGCCTTAGATTTGGGAGCTACGCCTTTTCAAGCTTTTATTAAAGTATTATTGCCGCAATTAATGCCGGGAATTATTGCTGGTTGTTTGTTGGCTTTTGTGTTGAGTCTAGATGACTTTCTAATCGCTAGTTTTACAGCTGGTAGCGGTTCAAATACTTTACCGATGGAAATTTTTAGCCGTATTAGAACGGGTGTAAAACCAGACATTAATGCTTTGAGTGTAATCTTAATTATAGTCTCTGCAATTGTTGCTTTTGTCGCCGAATCAATTCGTAATCGGGCAGATTCTGTGCATAGTAATTGA
- a CDS encoding DUF1499 domain-containing protein: MSLMSRFISIFCVLFLSLASLLIFPNATLAVGISENHLDFCPASPNCVVSQNGDEKHAIKPIPYHVDRDKAKETLLKVLTVVPRTEVVEQQDNYIHALSKSRIFKFTDDVEFYFPTDENVIHVRSASRVGESDLGVNRRRIEQIRLAMQDLKV, encoded by the coding sequence ATGTCATTAATGTCTCGCTTTATTTCTATATTTTGCGTACTATTCCTAAGCTTAGCTAGTCTTTTAATCTTTCCTAATGCGACTTTAGCGGTAGGAATTAGTGAAAATCATCTTGATTTCTGTCCAGCTTCCCCAAATTGCGTTGTTAGTCAAAATGGTGACGAAAAGCACGCTATTAAGCCGATTCCCTACCATGTAGATCGCGACAAAGCCAAAGAAACTTTACTCAAAGTTCTTACAGTTGTTCCTCGTACAGAAGTTGTAGAACAACAAGATAATTACATTCATGCTCTTTCTAAAAGCAGAATTTTTAAATTTACTGACGACGTAGAATTTTACTTTCCCACCGATGAAAACGTGATTCATGTTCGTTCTGCATCTCGTGTAGGAGAATCAGATTTAGGAGTCAACCGCAGACGTATCGAACAGATTCGTCTAGCTATGCAAGATTTGAAAGTTTAG
- a CDS encoding precorrin-8X methylmutase, which produces MANKHLTIKQLTVIVGGGLTPRMVRHYHKLGLLPEAQRSSGNYRLYTDADVQQLRRILALKSQGFQLDDIRQLLNSPEMMSFDALASQLQQQYHSVTEQLARLRQTASALEEFLLRDKGSQDTQLQALEQLKQVEIESAFGLQDLDRLWDGLHATQNIQPEDFSESLQQILPDLSKKNEIEKDLLSKLVFACGDVSLVNFVRLSKDAIVAARHNLNEDCEIVADVSPVFAALDRTRIRHLGANVKTLIDDPHIHSVDEAERKFWQDKEWLEKLKQLKPGCILVIGYAPSVLMSALKLVEEEELQPSLIIGMPIGFNHAPFSKRRLMNSKVEYITTVGTLGGGLLAAVALNALVGSLIERPDCHCYLSHRQ; this is translated from the coding sequence ATGGCAAACAAACACCTAACAATCAAACAACTTACGGTTATAGTTGGTGGTGGTTTGACTCCGAGGATGGTTAGGCATTATCACAAGTTGGGGTTACTACCAGAAGCGCAACGTTCCTCCGGTAATTATCGTCTGTATACTGATGCTGACGTGCAGCAGTTGCGGCGAATTTTGGCGTTGAAATCTCAAGGTTTTCAATTAGACGATATTCGTCAATTATTGAATTCTCCGGAGATGATGAGTTTCGATGCTTTGGCTTCCCAATTGCAACAGCAATATCATTCGGTTACGGAGCAGTTAGCGCGATTGCGACAAACAGCATCGGCTTTAGAAGAATTTTTGTTAAGGGATAAAGGTTCTCAAGATACTCAGCTACAAGCATTAGAGCAATTAAAACAAGTAGAAATAGAATCAGCTTTTGGTTTGCAAGATTTAGATCGACTTTGGGATGGTTTACATGCAACACAAAATATTCAACCCGAAGATTTTAGCGAGTCGCTACAGCAAATATTGCCAGATTTATCTAAAAAAAACGAAATTGAAAAAGATTTACTTTCCAAGCTAGTGTTTGCTTGCGGTGATGTCAGCTTGGTAAACTTTGTCAGATTAAGTAAAGATGCAATAGTTGCAGCCAGACATAACCTCAACGAAGACTGCGAGATTGTTGCTGATGTCTCCCCAGTTTTTGCAGCACTCGATCGTACACGTATTAGACATTTAGGCGCAAATGTCAAGACTTTAATTGACGATCCCCACATTCATAGCGTTGATGAAGCAGAAAGAAAGTTTTGGCAAGATAAAGAATGGCTTGAAAAGTTAAAGCAGTTAAAACCGGGCTGTATATTAGTTATTGGTTATGCACCATCGGTGTTGATGTCAGCATTGAAACTTGTAGAAGAAGAAGAGTTACAACCATCTTTAATTATAGGAATGCCTATCGGTTTCAATCATGCACCTTTCTCGAAACGTCGTTTAATGAATTCAAAAGTGGAGTATATTACCACTGTGGGAACCCTTGGTGGTGGATTGTTGGCAGCAGTGGCTTTAAATGCTTTAGTAGGTTCGTTGATTGAAAGACCTGATTGTCATTGTTATTTGAGTCATCGTCAGTGA
- the ilvB gene encoding biosynthetic-type acetolactate synthase large subunit — protein MRVQQVESTSSQTSLTESNHFPKRASGGFALIDSLKRHGVEHIFGYPGGAILPIYDDLYRDEASGGIKHILVRHEQGASHAADGYARATGKVGVCFGTSGPGATNLVTGIATAHMDSVPMVVITGQVSRAAIGTDAFQETDIYGITLPIVKHSYVVRDPRDMARIVAEAFHIALSGRPGPVLIDVPKDVAFEEFDYTPVEPGSAKLPGYRPTVKGNPRQINAAIQLIRESRRPLLYVGGGAITSGAHEEVKQLAELFSIPVTTTLMGIGAFDEHHPLSLSMLGMHGTAYANFAVTDCDLLICVGARFDDRVTGKLDEFASRAKVIHIDIDPAEVGKNRVPEVPIVGDVKTVLIKLLRRCEERNIKQAPQQTQEWLSLINRWKEEYPLVVPHHADSVSPQEVIGEIARQAPYAYCTTDVGQHQMWAAQFLKNGPRRWISSAGLGTMGFGVPAAMGVKVAFPDEEVICISGDASFQMNLQELGTLAQYGINVKTVIINNGWQGMVRQWQQAFFGERYSNSNMEVGMPDIELLCQAYGIKGMVIEKREQLEDAIAEMIAHDGPVVINARVTKDENCYPMVGPGKSNAQMVGLAKQPPKAIQEPVYCSNCGAKNTAANNFCPECGTKL, from the coding sequence ATTCGCGTTCAGCAAGTTGAATCTACCTCTTCCCAAACTTCTTTAACCGAATCAAATCATTTTCCAAAACGTGCTAGTGGCGGTTTTGCATTAATTGATAGCTTAAAACGTCATGGCGTTGAGCATATCTTTGGTTATCCTGGTGGTGCTATTTTACCGATTTATGATGATTTATATAGAGATGAAGCCAGTGGTGGCATCAAGCATATTTTAGTTAGGCACGAACAAGGTGCATCTCATGCTGCGGATGGTTACGCTCGCGCTACTGGTAAAGTAGGTGTTTGTTTTGGTACTTCGGGGCCGGGTGCAACCAATTTAGTTACCGGCATTGCTACCGCTCATATGGATTCGGTGCCGATGGTTGTAATTACCGGACAAGTCTCGCGAGCGGCAATTGGTACGGATGCGTTTCAAGAAACCGATATTTACGGGATTACGCTACCAATTGTTAAACATTCCTACGTAGTACGCGACCCTAGAGATATGGCGCGAATTGTCGCCGAAGCCTTTCATATCGCTCTCAGCGGTCGTCCGGGACCTGTTTTAATTGACGTTCCCAAAGATGTAGCCTTTGAGGAATTTGATTACACTCCTGTAGAACCTGGCTCGGCGAAATTACCCGGTTATCGTCCCACGGTGAAGGGAAATCCCCGGCAGATTAATGCAGCGATTCAACTGATTCGCGAAAGTCGTCGTCCTCTTTTGTATGTCGGAGGTGGTGCAATTACTTCCGGCGCTCACGAGGAAGTTAAACAGCTAGCGGAATTATTCTCGATTCCCGTTACCACTACATTGATGGGTATCGGAGCTTTCGACGAACATCATCCGCTTTCCTTGTCAATGTTGGGAATGCACGGTACCGCATATGCGAACTTTGCAGTTACAGATTGCGATTTATTGATTTGCGTTGGTGCAAGATTCGATGACAGGGTAACGGGTAAGTTAGATGAATTTGCTTCCCGTGCCAAGGTAATTCACATCGATATAGATCCGGCAGAAGTTGGTAAAAACCGCGTTCCTGAAGTGCCGATTGTTGGGGATGTGAAAACAGTTTTAATCAAATTATTGCGTCGATGTGAAGAAAGAAATATTAAGCAAGCACCACAGCAAACTCAAGAGTGGTTGAGCTTAATTAACCGTTGGAAGGAAGAATATCCTTTAGTAGTACCGCATCATGCTGATAGCGTTTCTCCTCAAGAAGTGATCGGTGAAATTGCCCGTCAAGCTCCTTATGCTTACTGCACTACAGATGTGGGGCAGCATCAAATGTGGGCGGCACAATTCCTCAAAAATGGTCCCCGTCGCTGGATTTCTAGCGCCGGTTTGGGAACAATGGGTTTTGGTGTTCCGGCTGCAATGGGTGTAAAAGTAGCATTCCCCGATGAAGAAGTTATTTGTATTAGTGGTGATGCTAGTTTCCAAATGAACTTGCAAGAATTGGGAACTCTGGCGCAGTACGGAATAAATGTCAAAACCGTAATTATTAACAACGGTTGGCAAGGAATGGTGCGTCAGTGGCAGCAGGCATTTTTCGGCGAGCGTTATTCTAATTCCAATATGGAAGTAGGAATGCCGGATATCGAATTGCTGTGTCAAGCTTACGGTATCAAAGGCATGGTAATTGAAAAGCGAGAGCAGCTTGAAGATGCTATAGCCGAAATGATTGCTCATGACGGCCCAGTTGTGATAAATGCTCGCGTTACCAAAGACGAAAATTGCTATCCAATGGTAGGCCCCGGAAAGAGCAATGCTCAAATGGTTGGTTTAGCCAAGCAGCCACCGAAAGCTATTCAAGAACCCGTTTATTGCAGCAATTGCGGCGCTAAAAACACTGCTGCAAACAATTTCTGTCCCGAATGCGGAACTAAGCTGTAA
- a CDS encoding COR domain-containing protein, giving the protein MTEEELLQVIEKAAAEGWEELDLSGKGLTTLPPEIGKLTQLKKLILGKHKYDQGYIIDTIGNKLSELPKEIGWLAQLEELQIIRNQLDNLPAEIVQLTNLQSLHLEENQLSSLPAEIARLSNLQSLDLSYNNKLIGLPAEIVQLSNLQSLRLRGNKLSSLPTEVVQLSNLQNLDLRYNQLSSLPAEIAQLSNLQNLDLWHNKLSSLPAEIAQLSNLQNLDLSFNKLSSLPAEIVQLSNLQNLDLRYNQLSNLPVEIVQLSNLQSLNLTSNQLNSLLIEIFQLTSLQSLNLSHNKLSSLPVEIGQLNSLQSLNLSYNKLSSLPAEIGQLTCLQSLNLRNNQLNRLPTEIGHLHLHLKVLTLDNNPLKFLPAEIRNRHSQRILNFYKQQLEQTIDRLYEAKLLIIGEGGAGKTSLAKKIEDEEYKLRSDEESTEGIDVIEWKFSLDNGKEFRVNIWDFGGQEIYHQTHQFFLTERSLYALVADSRRENTNFYWWMKVAELLSDKSPIFIVKNEKQERQCEVSESQLRGEFSHLKEVLATNLATNRGLEEIKKNIQFYIYNLPHVGTELPKIWVEIRSAIENYFRNYISREEYYQLCRKHNLTKREDMLLLSSFLHDLGVFLHFQKDSILKHYVILKPEWATTAVYKVLDNKTVKQNLGCFSQDELADIWQDSQYADMQDELLQLMMRFKLCYPIPNRCGNYIAPQLLETNQPEYSWNKSNNLILRYKYDFMPKGILTRFIVETHPWIEQQKLVWKSGVILDKYQTRAEVIENYNQREIKVRVSGNRKKDLLTVVTHELEKIHRSFERLKYQTLVPCNCSECMGSENPYSYPLENLRRRLEKRRYTIECEQSFEMVDVRRLIDDVNLPFQVEYREFQAVNTPLQLELENERNLNLNVKSRELRQNRGQILKKLRDAIINAYPNKNKLDEMVYFELEENINSIVGEGDMEEIVFKLIKWADSKNKLEQLVKAAREYNPDNRELQKISEEMNCL; this is encoded by the coding sequence ATGACCGAGGAAGAACTGCTACAGGTAATTGAAAAAGCAGCAGCAGAGGGATGGGAAGAATTAGACCTTTCTGGTAAAGGATTGACGACTTTGCCTCCTGAGATTGGGAAATTGACTCAACTTAAAAAGTTGATTCTGGGTAAGCATAAGTACGACCAAGGGTATATCATTGATACTATTGGTAACAAATTAAGCGAGTTACCGAAAGAAATTGGATGGCTTGCTCAACTTGAAGAACTTCAGATAATCAGAAATCAACTGGACAATTTACCAGCAGAAATTGTCCAACTCACCAATTTACAATCTCTCCACCTCGAAGAAAATCAACTGAGTAGTTTACCAGCAGAAATTGCCCGACTCAGCAATTTGCAATCCCTTGATCTCTCGTACAACAACAAGCTGATTGGTTTACCAGCAGAAATTGTCCAACTCAGCAATTTGCAATCTCTCCGCCTCAGGGGCAATAAGCTGAGTAGTTTACCAACAGAAGTTGTCCAACTCAGTAATTTGCAAAATCTCGACCTCAGATATAATCAACTGAGTAGTTTACCAGCAGAAATTGCCCAACTCAGTAATTTGCAAAACCTCGACCTCTGGCACAATAAACTGAGTAGTTTACCAGCAGAAATTGCCCAACTCAGCAATTTGCAAAACCTCGACCTCAGCTTCAATAAACTGAGTAGTTTACCAGCAGAAATTGTCCAACTCAGCAATTTGCAAAACCTCGACCTCAGATACAATCAACTGAGTAATTTACCAGTAGAAATTGTCCAACTCAGCAATTTGCAATCTCTCAACCTTACAAGTAATCAACTGAATAGTTTACTGATAGAAATTTTCCAACTCACCAGTTTGCAATCCCTCAACCTTTCCCACAATAAGCTGAGTAGCTTACCAGTAGAAATTGGACAACTCAACAGTTTGCAATCCCTTAACCTTTCCTACAATAAGCTGAGTAGCTTACCAGCAGAAATTGGACAACTCACCTGTTTGCAATCCCTCAACCTCAGAAACAATCAACTGAATCGTTTACCGACCGAAATTGGACATTTACATTTACACCTAAAAGTACTTACGCTTGATAATAATCCCTTAAAATTCCTTCCAGCAGAAATACGAAATAGACACTCTCAAAGAATTTTAAACTTTTACAAGCAACAATTGGAACAAACAATAGACCGTCTCTACGAAGCAAAATTATTGATTATTGGGGAAGGAGGAGCGGGTAAAACTTCTTTAGCGAAGAAAATTGAAGATGAAGAATACAAACTTAGGTCTGATGAAGAGTCAACAGAAGGTATTGATGTAATCGAGTGGAAATTCTCACTCGATAATGGTAAAGAATTTCGCGTTAATATCTGGGATTTTGGTGGACAAGAAATCTATCATCAAACCCATCAGTTTTTTCTTACAGAACGTTCTCTTTATGCTTTAGTTGCTGATTCTCGAAGAGAAAATACTAATTTTTATTGGTGGATGAAAGTTGCCGAACTTTTAAGTGATAAAAGCCCTATTTTCATTGTTAAAAACGAAAAGCAAGAACGTCAATGTGAAGTCAGCGAAAGTCAACTACGCGGGGAATTTAGTCATTTAAAAGAAGTTTTGGCAACTAATCTAGCCACAAATCGTGGTTTAGAAGAAATCAAAAAAAATATACAATTTTATATATACAATCTTCCTCACGTTGGTACAGAGTTACCAAAAATCTGGGTAGAAATCCGTTCAGCTATAGAAAACTATTTCCGAAATTATATTAGTCGAGAAGAATATTATCAACTTTGTAGAAAACATAATTTAACTAAACGTGAAGATATGCTGTTGCTGAGTAGCTTTTTACACGACCTCGGCGTTTTTTTGCATTTTCAAAAAGATTCTATATTAAAACACTATGTAATTCTCAAACCAGAATGGGCAACAACTGCGGTTTACAAAGTTCTAGATAATAAAACCGTTAAGCAAAATCTAGGATGTTTTAGCCAAGATGAACTAGCTGATATTTGGCAAGATAGCCAATATGCCGATATGCAAGATGAACTGCTGCAATTAATGATGCGGTTTAAACTCTGCTACCCAATTCCCAATCGTTGCGGTAACTACATCGCACCGCAATTACTCGAAACTAACCAACCCGAATATAGTTGGAATAAATCAAATAATCTCATTTTGCGCTACAAATACGATTTCATGCCCAAAGGTATTCTTACTCGCTTTATTGTAGAAACACATCCTTGGATTGAACAACAAAAACTTGTTTGGAAAAGTGGGGTTATTCTTGATAAATATCAAACTCGTGCTGAAGTGATTGAAAATTACAATCAACGAGAAATTAAGGTTAGAGTATCGGGAAATCGTAAAAAAGATTTATTGACAGTTGTTACTCACGAACTTGAAAAAATTCATCGTTCTTTTGAGCGTTTGAAATATCAAACTTTGGTTCCCTGTAACTGTAGTGAATGTATGGGAAGCGAAAATCCTTATAGTTATCCTTTAGAAAATTTGCGTAGACGTTTAGAAAAACGTAGATACACAATTGAATGCGAGCAAAGCTTTGAAATGGTTGATGTCCGCAGATTAATTGATGACGTGAATTTACCATTTCAGGTAGAATACCGAGAATTTCAAGCAGTAAACACACCATTACAACTGGAATTAGAAAACGAGAGAAATTTAAATTTAAATGTAAAATCGCGAGAGTTGCGCCAGAATCGCGGTCAAATACTTAAAAAATTAAGAGATGCCATTATAAACGCTTATCCAAATAAAAATAAGTTGGATGAGATGGTTTATTTTGAATTAGAAGAAAATATTAATTCAATAGTTGGTGAAGGGGATATGGAGGAAATTGTTTTTAAATTAATTAAATGGGCTGATTCCAAAAATAAGTTAGAGCAGTTAGTCAAAGCGGCGCGGGAGTACAACCCTGATAATAGGGAATTACAAAAGATAAGCGAAGAGATGAATTGTTTGTAA
- a CDS encoding ferrochelatase: MVTTPEKIQHTHEHLPAQNRVAVLLMGYGEVESYEDFANYNEQALNLLTAKFAPVPTWIYPPLAKMLAMFDLHEWGHTHDNFISPHNAIFEKQRAGIEQQLQEKWGDKVQVFKAFNFCAPHLPHQVLAEIRNQGFDKLLIYPLLVVDSIFTSGIALEQVNKGLSQMAEGEEHWLKAQRYIPTFYNEPKYIKLLAKLVEEKISAELANAYLPSEIGIVLMNHGCPHKAKGFTSGITESQILYDLVREELINRYPLISVGWLNHDTPLIEWTQPNAEQAAKNLIQIGAKAIVYMPIGFATENHETLLDVHHIIHNVEKKHKNVNCIQMDCVNDHHEFMIMAAQWADSHIEELLSEEAAAINPSQAVAHHHHHH, translated from the coding sequence GTGGTAACTACACCAGAAAAAATCCAACATACCCACGAGCATCTACCAGCACAAAATCGAGTAGCCGTACTACTAATGGGTTACGGTGAAGTAGAAAGCTACGAAGATTTTGCCAACTATAACGAGCAAGCTTTGAATTTACTTACAGCAAAGTTTGCACCGGTACCCACCTGGATTTACCCTCCTCTAGCAAAGATGTTGGCAATGTTCGATCTCCATGAATGGGGACATACACACGATAATTTCATTTCTCCCCACAACGCCATCTTTGAAAAGCAACGCGCTGGGATAGAACAGCAGCTACAAGAAAAATGGGGTGATAAAGTACAGGTTTTCAAGGCTTTCAACTTTTGCGCTCCCCATCTTCCCCATCAAGTGTTAGCGGAAATTCGTAACCAAGGCTTTGATAAGCTCTTAATTTATCCTTTACTTGTAGTAGATTCCATCTTTACCAGCGGTATCGCTTTAGAACAAGTCAATAAAGGCTTATCTCAGATGGCTGAAGGTGAAGAGCATTGGCTAAAAGCACAGCGCTACATTCCTACTTTCTATAACGAACCCAAATACATCAAGTTGTTGGCGAAACTTGTAGAAGAAAAGATATCTGCCGAATTAGCAAACGCTTATCTTCCTTCAGAAATTGGTATCGTATTAATGAATCACGGCTGTCCCCACAAAGCCAAAGGATTCACTTCCGGTATTACCGAATCTCAAATACTTTACGATTTAGTCCGTGAAGAATTAATTAACCGTTATCCCTTAATTTCTGTAGGTTGGCTCAATCACGACACACCTTTGATTGAATGGACTCAACCAAATGCCGAGCAAGCAGCTAAAAACCTAATTCAAATAGGTGCAAAAGCAATAGTGTATATGCCTATCGGCTTTGCTACAGAAAATCATGAGACTCTCTTAGACGTACATCACATTATCCATAACGTTGAGAAAAAGCATAAGAATGTAAACTGCATTCAGATGGATTGCGTCAACGACCATCATGAATTTATGATTATGGCTGCCCAATGGGCTGATTCTCACATAGAAGAATTATTATCAGAAGAAGCAGCAGCAATTAATCCTTCACAAGCAGTTGCTCATCACCATCATCATCATTAG